The following proteins come from a genomic window of Alosa sapidissima isolate fAloSap1 chromosome 20, fAloSap1.pri, whole genome shotgun sequence:
- the cebpa gene encoding CCAAT/enhancer-binding protein alpha, whose protein sequence is MEQPNLYEVAPRPLLPNLGHNQQGAFCYKDPASGGDLGDIYENENSIDITAYIDPAAFNDEFLADLFHNSSKQEKLKLASGDYDYPHGHGAQGAPGQQTQVYGCMTYMDSKLEPIYDNPPARMRPLAIKQEPHEEEDLGHAMPPTYHHAQMHPHSQHLPHLQYQIAHCAQTTMHLQPGHPTPPPTPVPSPHHQQSGLPGGGMKMMGASDRGKSKKNVDKNSAEYRLRRERNNVAVRKSRDKAKMRNVETQQKVIELSSDNDRLRKRVEHLTRELETLRGIFRQLPDGSFVKSMGNCV, encoded by the coding sequence ATGGAGCAGCCCAACCTCTACGAGGTCGCTCCACGACCCCTCCTGCCTAACCTTGGACACAACCAGCAAGGCGCCTTCTGCTACAAAGACCCTGCGTCCGGCGGAGACCTCGGTGACATCTACGAGAACGAGAACTCCATCGACATCACAGCCTACATCGACCCAGCAGCTTTTAACGACGAGTTCCTCGCCGATTTATTTCACAACAGCTCCAAACAAGAGAAGCTCAAGCTGGCGAGCGGGGACTACGACTACCCGCACGGGCACGGTGCCCAGGGCGCACCGGGACAACAGACACAAGTGTACGGCTGCATGACGTACATGGACTCCAAGCTGGAACCCATCTACGACAACCCACCTGCACGCATGAGACCCTTGGCGATTAAACAAGAGCCACATGAAGAAGAAGACCTCGGCCACGCGATGCCACCCACCTACCACCACGCGCAGATGCACCCGCACTCGCAACATCTGCCTCACCTCCAATACCAAATCGCGCACTGCGCGCAGACGACCATGCACCTTCAGCCGGGTCACCCGACTCCTCCCCCGACCCCGGTTCCGAGTCCGCACCATCAGCAGAGCGGGCTGCCTGGCGGAGGGATGAAGATGATGGGCGCGAGTGACCGGGGGAAGTCCAAGAAAAACGTCGACAAGAACAGCGCTGAGTACCGGCTGCGGCGGGAGCGGAACAACGTCGCTGTGAGGAAGAGCCGGGACAAGGCGAAAATGCGCAACGTGGAGACGCAACAAAAGGTGATAGAGTTGTCGTCGGACAACGATAGACTACGGAAACGGGTGGAACACCTCACCCGGGAACTGGAGACTTTACGAGGAATCTTCAGACAACTGCCCGACGGATCGTTCGTCAAGTCTATGGGGAACTGTGTCTAG